In Anticarsia gemmatalis isolate Benzon Research Colony breed Stoneville strain chromosome 4, ilAntGemm2 primary, whole genome shotgun sequence, one DNA window encodes the following:
- the Tpst gene encoding tyrosylprotein sulfotransferase yields the protein MVGRGARWRLAAALAAAALLLWAWRGGARPAGAQLRREREQPVEGRELPLIFIGGVPRSGTTLMRAMLDAHPDVRCGQETRVVPRILQMRQHWMRSPKESVRLEQAGVSKAVLDNAIAAFCLEVIVRHGDTAPRLCNKDPLVLKMGTYVLELFPNAKFLFMVRDGRATVHSIITRKVTITGFDLTSYRQCLSKWNHAVELMYQQCRAMGGDKCLLVRYEALVLRPRETMRDVLAFLGLPWHDAVLHHERYINQPNGVALSNVERSSDQVVRPVNLDALDKWVGQIPADVRADMAELAPMLSVLGYDPWANPPRYEAAADAGPAPPAPRADSPAHPAPPAPSDDAHPP from the exons ATGGTGGGGCGCGGCGCGCGGTGGCGGCtggcggcggcgctggcggcggcggcgctgctGCTGTGGGCgtggcgcggcggcgcgcggccggCGGGCGCGCAGCTGCGGCGCGAGCGCGAGCAGCCCGTGGAGGGCCGCGAGCTGCCGCTCATCTTCATCGGTGGGGTGCCGCGCTCGGGCACCACGCTCATGCGCGCCATGCTGGACGCGCACCCCGACGTGCGCTGCGGCCAGGAGACGCGCGTTGTGCCGCGCATCCTGCAGATGCGCCAGCACTGGATGCGCTCGCCCAAGGAGAGCGTGCGCCTAGAGCAGGCGGGCGTGTCCAAGGCCGTGCTGGACAACGCCATCGCCGCCTTCTGTCTCGAGGTGATAGTGCGCCACGGCGACACGGCGCCGCGGCTCTGCAACAAGGACCCGCTCGTGCTCAAGATGGGCACGTACGTGCTCGAGCTGTTCCCCAACGCCAAGTTCTTGTTCATGGTCCGCGACGGCCGCGCCACCGTGCACTCCATCATCACTCGTAAG GTCACCATCACCGGGTTCGACCTGACGAGCTACCGGCAGTGCCTGAGCAAGTGGAACCACGCCGTGGAGCTCATGTACCAGCAGTGCCGCGCCATGGGCGGCGACAAGTGCCTGCTGGTGCGCTACGAGGCGCTGGTGCTGCGGCCGCGCGAGACCATGCGCGACGTGCTGGCCTTCCTCGGCCTGCCGTGGCACGACGCCGTGCTGCACCACGAGCGCTACATCAACCAGCCCAACGGAGTCGCGCTCTCCAA CGTGGAGCGCTCGTCGGACCAGGTGGTGCGGCCGGTGAACCTGGACGCTCTGGACAAGTGGGTGGGGCAGATCCCGGCCGACGTGCGCGCCGACATGGCGGAGCTGGCGCCCATGTTGTCGGTGCTGGGCTACGACCCGTGGGCCAACCCGCCGCGCTACGAGGCCGCGGCGGACGCgggccccgcgccgcccgcgccccgcgccgacagccccgcgcaccccgcgccgcccgcgcccagCGACGACGCGCACCCGCCCTAG
- the dom gene encoding domino helicase encodes MSGRDEPAAPPAFNTALQLMGVERVGPPGGGGAALNGGTPPASVPPPERDEPPRKRPKLPAADDAAALRRRILECELLRLRNLRERFTEQLSELFFLQAGGNMMDYAVWRKRPPAPQLLAFLEARRPPAVAAAPSPPPAPAPPPAPVAAAPAPSPADEMVEKAKQEAYVASRVAELARAGLWAERRLPRVMEPPRAKSHWDYLLEEMAWLAQDFAHERKWKKQAAKKCARAVQKYFQDKAAAAQKAEKAQELQLRKIAAFAAKEIRTFWSNVEKLVEWKRVRRVERARKEALDEQLSYIVDKTERYSRQLAANLHAPAPAAPSDDEFEPRGASEDDEETIAAAEREAAHEPADHRDELEALRRESRLDLGDLLPPGYLATSPPPSDYGPSDDESADDETTIAAQEDRERAEDPAAELAALRRDADLGLDELRRRYAGTPPPPDDEPDDASSSSDESASSESSGSEPLEALMEEGGAGAAGAGSERRVEAAATLAASLQPTGTTLSETAVGTRVPGLLRHTLREYQHVGLHWLATMYARGLNGILADEMGLGKTVQTIALLAHLALERRDWGPHLVVAPTSVVLNWEMEFKKWCPAFKILTYYGTIKERKMKRVGWTKANSFHVCITSYKLVVQDHQSFRRKRWKYLILDEAQNIKNFKSQRWQMLLNFQTERRLLLTGTPLQNSLLELWSLMHFLMPDVFASHSEFREWFSEVAGIAEGSSRYNEALVRRLHEVLRPFLLRRLKQDVERQMPRKYEHVLMCRLSKRQRFLYDDFMSRAKTRESLASGNLLSVINVLMQLRKVCNHPDLFEPRPVASPLQLPALRYVAPALALGAGVAERALRAARLGGDLATLEALGAGAFAAHRARHLAPPRRAVEELALRRRAAPRPPPAELRLHLRLVPRAPPRVPAPGPRAPAVALAPGPRAAPGPPPAPPAPAPGPAARLEARRRACLRRLAAVNERRCWRLPLFGADLRAAVHGGPPPLPPRDLADVLDELHPIITRFCVCWASARAAAPTLVAGGGEPARSWRRRAARAEQAAAAPARALLQLLHAPASRHAVAFPHPELLQYDCGKLQTLDGLLRRLKAGGHRVLIFTQMTRVLDVLEAFLSMHGHAYLRLDGATRVDRRQPLVDRFNADPRVFAFILSTRSGGVGLNLTGADSVVFYDSDWNPTMDAQAQDRCHRIGQTRDVHVYRLVTAATVEENILRKAEQKRALGHLAIEGGHFTTSYLRGSNIKELFGAEASESAEGEAAAEAGGGELESALAAAEDEADAAAAQAARAEAQGDLAEFDETLPLDDEPRARPPGDPDDLAALMDQLTPIEKYAMRLVESSEAASAAERAALGEMRRQLREWEEARRQLRRERSASPPRSPPLTYCREDARAKVWVSATGTLERMPVSTAPPPPPSAPREPSLTDPLCPQMWCPPTPPSGDGDVYCESWARALYRRGAAADSLLPAVARREPRAARSPRRARLAPRAPHAPLSLFERAGPRPRARARAAPPHPHPHAAAPDWASAEDAALRRALRLQRLPPEPPAALAPNWEWVAELVGDAARAYRSPRACRDRHDALADPERARRRHRRPPAAARRRLDDDAPRPPLARLDAMRDAAERRRAAPKRRHDEPPHHNPKHAALLVDHGVDYDAPPTPMDVATRRAERIAKEKLKAGAAAAGPAAPPAPAPAAPAPQRIVVAAPGVKPEAARRARASAEAPRAAAPAASAPPAQLLYRQQAFPARHLKILQQSTATHAQGAVAGADAAPALRKLQLQQLALRRAAPAGPAGAGAAPAPGPRLLGAARAAHSHVVVAHLAPHAPHAPHAPHPQHHAPHAERPPRAPDNRQ; translated from the exons ATGAGCGGTCGCGATGAGCCTGCTGCGCCACCCGCATTCAATACTGCTCTGCAACTCATG GGTGTGGAGCGCGTCGGCCCCCCGGGCGGCGGCGGAGCGGCGCTCAATGGAGGCACGCCGCCGGCCAGCGTGCCGCCGCCCGAGCGCGACGAGCCGCCGCGCAAGCGCCCCAAGCTGCCCGCCGCCGACGacgccgccgcgctgcgccgCCGCATACTCGAGTGCGAGCTGCTGCGCCTGAGGAACCTGCGAGAGAG GTTCACGGAGCAACTGAGCGAGTTGTTCTTCCTGCAGGCGGGCGGCAACATGATGGACTACGCGGTGTGGCGCAAGCGGCCGCCGGCGCCGCAGCTGCTGGCGTTCCTGGAGGCGCGACGGCCGCCGGCAGTGGCGGCGGCGCCGtccccgccgcccgcgcccgccccgccgcccgcgcccgtgGCCGCAGCGCCGGCGCCGTCGCCCGCCGACGAGATGGTGGAGAAGGCCAAGCAGGAGGCCTACGTGGCGTCGCGCGTGGCCGAGCTGGCGCGCGCCGGGCTGTGGGCGGAGCGGCGCCTGCCGCGGGTCATGGAGCCGCCGCGCGCCAAGTCGCACTGGGACTACCTGCTGGAGGAGATGGCGTGGCTCGCTCAGGACTTTGCGCACGAACGCAAGTGGAAGAAGCAAGCCGCTAAGAAA TGTGCCCGTGCTgtacaaaagtattttcaagACAAGGCTGCTGCAGCACAAAAAGCGGAGAAGGCGCAAGAACTACAATTGAGAAAGATAGCTGCGTTCGCCGCTAAAGAAATCAGAACGTTTTGGTCTAACGTCGAAAAG CTGGTGGAGTGGAAGCGCGTGCGGCGCGTGGAGCGCGCGCGCAAGGAGGCCCTGGACGAGCAGCTCAGCTACATCGTGGACAAGACCGAGCGCTACTCGCGCCAGCTGGCCGCCAACCTGcacgcgcccgcgcccgccgcgccctcCGACGACGAGTTCGAGCCGCGCGGCGCCTCCGAGGACGACGAGGAGACCATCGCGGCCGCCGAGCGCGAGGCCGCGCACGAGCCCGCCGACCACCGCGACGAGCTGGAGGCGCTGCGCCGCGAGTCGCGCCTCGACCTGGGCGACCTGCTGCCGCCCGGCTACCTGGCCACGTCGCCGCCGCCCTCCGACTACGGGCCCAGCGACGACGAGTCCGCCGACGACGAGACCACCATCGCGGCGCAGGAGGACCGCGAGCGCGCCGAGGACCCGGCCGCCGAGCTGGCGGCGCTGCGCCGCGACGCCGACCTCGGGCTCGACGAGCTGCGGCGCCGCTACGCcggcacgccgccgccgcccgacgACGAGCCCGACGACGCGTCCTCGTCGTCCGACGAGTCGGCCTCGTCGGAGTCGTCGGGCTCGGAGCCGCTGGAGGCGCTCATGGAGgagggcggcgcgggcgcggcgggcgcgggctcgGAGCGGCGCGTGGAGGCGGCGGCCACGCTGGCGGCGTCGCTGCAGCCCACGGGCACCACGCTGTCGGAGACGGCGGTGGGCACGCGCGTGCCGGGCCTGCTGCGCCACACGCTGCGCGAGTACCAGCACGTGGGCCTGCACTGGCTGGCCACCATGTACGCGCGCGGCCTCAACGGCATCCTGGCGGACGAGATGGGGCTGGGCAAGACGGTGCAGACCATCGCGCTGCTGGCGCACCTGGCGCTGGAGCGCCGCGACTGGGGCCCGCACCTCGTGGTGGCGCCCACCTCCGTCGTGCTCAACTGGGAGATGGAGTTCAAGAAGTGGTGCCCCGCCTTCAAGATCCTCACTTACTACGGCACCATCAAAGAGCGCAAGATGAAACGTGTCGGGTGGACTAAAGCGAACTCGTTCCATGTGTGTATCACGTCGTACAAACTCGTAGTGCAGGACCATCAAAGTTTTCGAAGAAAACGGTGGAAATATCTGATACTCGACGAAGCTCAgaacattaaaaactttaaatctCAGAGATGGCAGATGTTGTTAAACTTTCAAACGGAGAG GCGGCTGCTGCTGACGGGTACGCCGCTACAGAACAGCCTGCTGGAGCTGTGGTCGCTCATGCATTTCCTCATGCCTGACGTGTTCGCCTCGCACTCTGAGTTCCGCGAGTGGTTCAGCGAAGTGGCCGGCATCGCCGAGGGATCGTCGCGCTACAACGAGGCGCTAGTGCGGCGCCTGCACGAGGTGCTGCGGCCCTTCCTGCTGCGGCGCCTCAAGCAGGACGTGGAGCGCCAGATGCCGCGCAAGTACGAGCACGTGCTCATGTGCCGCCTGTCCAAGCGCCAGCGCTTCCTCTACGACGACTTCATGTCGCGAGCCAA GACTCGCGAGAGCCTCGCGTCCGGGAACCTGCTCAGCGTCATCAACGTGCTCATGCAGCTGCGCAAGGTGTGCAACCACCCCGACCTGTTCGAGCCGCGGCCCGTCGCTTCGCCGCTGCAGCTGCCGGCGCTGCGCTACGTCGCACCCGCGCTCGCTCTCGGCGCCGGCGTGGCCGAGCGCGCGCTGCGGGCCGCGCGCCTCGGCGGAGACCTCGCCACGCTCGAGGCGCTCGGCGCCGGCGCCTTCGCCGCGCACCGCGCCCGCCACCtggcgccgccgcgccgcgccgtgGAGGAGCTGGCGctgcgccgccgcgccgcgccgcgcccgccgcccgccgagCTGCGCCTGCACCTGCGCCTCgtgccgcgcgcgccgccccgCGTGCCCGCGCCCGGCCCGCGCGCGCCCGCCGTGGCGCTGGCGCCGGgcccccgcgccgcgcccggcccgccgcccgcgccgcccgcgcccgcgcccggccCGGCCGCGCGGCTGGAGGCGCGGCGGCGCGCGTGCCTGCGGCGGCTGGCGGCGGTGAACGAGCGGCGCTGCTGGCGCCTTCCGCTGTTCGGCGCGGACCTGCGTGCGGCCGTGCACGGCGGCCCGCCGCCGCTGCCGCCGCGTGACCTCGCCGACGTGCTGGACGAACTTCATCCGATCATCACCAG GTTCTGCGTGTGCTGGGCGTcggcgcgcgccgccgcgcccacGCTGGTGGCGGGCGGCGGCGAGCCCGCGCGCTCGtggcgccgccgcgccgcgcgcgccgAGCAGgcggccgccgcgcccgcgcgcGCCCTGCTGCAGCTGCTGCACGCGCCCGCCAGCCGCCACGCCGTGGCCTTCCCGCACCCCGAGCTGCTGCAGTACGACTGCG GCAAGCTGCAGACGCTCGACGGGCTGCTGCGGCGCCTGAAGGCGGGCGGCCACCGCGTGCTGATCTTCACGCAGATGACGCGCGTGCTGGACGTGCTCGAGGCGTTCCTGTCGATGCACGGCCACGCCTACCTGCGGCTGGACGGCGCGACGCGCGTGGACCGGCGCCAGCCGCTCGTGGACCGCTTCAACGCGGACCCGCGCGTGTTCGCGTTCATCCTGTCGACGCGCAGCGGCGGCGTGGGACTCAATCTGACGGGCGCCGACTCGGTCGTGTTCTACGACTCCGACTGGAACCCGACCATGGACGCGCAGGCGCAGGACCGCTGCCACCGCATCGGCCAGACGCGCGACGTGCACGTGTACCGGCTCGTCACGGCCGCCACCGTCGAGGAGAACATCCTGCGCAAGGCCGAGCAGAAACGCGCGCTCGGCCACCTGGCCATCGAGGGCGGCCACTTCACCACCTCCTACCTGCGCGGG TCCAACATAAAGGAGCTGTTCGGCGCGGAGGCGAGCGAGAGCGCCGAGGGCGAGGCCGCGGCcgaggcgggcggcggcgaGCTGGAGTCCGCGCTGGCCGCCGCCGAGGACGAGGCCGACGCCGCCGCGGCGCAGGCGGCGCGGGCCGAGGCGCAGGGCGACCTCGCCGAGTTCGACGAGACCCTGCCGCTCGACGACGAGCCGCGCGCGCGCCCGCCCGGCGACCCCGACGACCTCGCCGCGCTCATGGACCAG CTCACGCCCATCGAGAAGTACGCCATGCGGCTCGTGGAGAGCAGCGAGGCGGCGTCGGCGGCCGAGCGCGCGGCGCTGGGCGAGATGCGGCGCCAGCTGCGCGAGTGGGAGGAGGCGCGCCGCCAGCTGCGCCGCGAGCGCAGCGCGTCGCCGCCGCGCTCGCCGCCGCTCACGTACTGCCGCGAGGACGCGCGCGCCAAG GTGTGGGTGAGCGCCACCGGGACCCTCGAGCGCATGCCGGTGAGTACCGCCCCTCCGCCTCCGCCGAGCGCGCCCCGCGAGCCCTCGCTCACCGACCCGCTCTGTCCGCAGATGTGGTGCCCGCCGACCCCGCCCTCCGGCGACGGCGACGTGTACTGCGAGAGCTGGGCGCGCGCGCTCTACCGCCGCGGCGCCGCCGCCGACTCGCTGCTGCCCGCCGTGGCGCGCCGCGAgccccgcgccgcgcgctcCCCGCGACGAGCGCGCCTCGCCCCGCGCGCCCCGCACGCGCCGCTCTCGCTGTTCGAGCGCGCCGGGCCTCGCCCGCGGgcccgcgcgcgcgccgcgccgccgcaccCGCACCCGCACGCCGCCGCGCCCGACTGGGCCAGCGCCGAGGACGCCGCGCTGCGCCGCGCGCTGCGCCTGCAGCGCCTGCCGCCCGAGCCGCCCGCCGCGCTCGCGCCCAACTGGGAGTGGGTCGCCGAGCTCGTCGGCGACGCCGCGCGCGCCTACCGCTCGCCGCGCGCCTGCCGCGACCGCCACGACGCGCTCGCCGACCCGGAGCGCGCCCggcgccgccaccgccgcccgcccgccgccgcgcgccgccgcctaGACGACgacgcgccgcgcccgccgctcGCGCGCCTCGACGCGATGCGCGACGCGGCCgagcgccgccgcgccgcgcccaaGCGCCGCCACGACGAGCCGCCGCACCACAACCCCAAGCACGCGGCGCTGCTCGTCGACCACGGCGTCGACTACGACGCGCCGCCGACGCCCATGGACGTGGCCACGCGCCGCGCCGAGCGCATCGCCAAGGAGAAGCTCAAGgcgggcgccgccgccgccgggccggccgcgccgcccgcgcccgcgcccgccgcgcccgctcCGCAGCGCATCGTGGTGGCGGCACCGGGTGTCAAGCCCGaagcggcgcggcgcgcgcgggCCAGCGCCGAggcgccccgcgccgccgcgcccgccgcgtcGGCGCCGCCCGCACAGCTGCTGTACCGCCAGCAGGCCTTCCCCGCGCGTCACCTCAAGATCCTGCAGCAGTCTACCGCGACTCACGCTCAGG gcgcggtggcgggcgccgATGCAGCTCCCGCGCTGCGCAAGTTGCAGCTGCAGCAGCTGGCGCTCCGGCGCGCAGCCCCGGCCGGgccggcgggcgcgggcgcggcgccggccCCGGGCCCGCGCCTGCTGggcgccgcgcgcgccgcgcaCTCGCACGTGGTGGTGGCGCACCTGGCGCCGCACGCGCCGCACGCCCCGCACGCGCCGCACCCGCAGCACCACGCGCCGCACGCCGAGCGACCCCCGCGCGCTCCCGACAAcagacaataa
- the LOC142987833 gene encoding uncharacterized protein LOC142987833, which yields MALSPKKYCSNNRSGTAHRGVEAREAEFTQDGHSDLTTSTSSQLRVESCAVSGGGGGGEREPAHLAPDDTASYLQVGGGGVGGGGERGVYVLPHPVLLACPAASPLCHALQRHNYYTRGMCGTLVDAATCASPRAPAGVAGSAGTALAAGALLLAAPLGALLAAQRAALVLARGAAAGAVQNASDYALKPALALTYNALLRPLLVFAANVARGLRDAARPLAEALGDAVEPAARLLAAVRLVHVHVAPPSAAERECPRCGAA from the exons ATGGCACTGtctccaaaaaaatattgttctaacAACAGGAGCGGCACGGCGCACAGGGGAGTGGAAGCGAGGGAAGCTGAGTTCACTCAAGACGGTCATTCAG ATTTGACGACATCGACATCGAGCCAGCTGCGCGTGGAGAGCTGCGCGGtgtcgggcggcggcggcggcggcgagcgcgAGCCCGCGCACCTCGCTCCCGACGACACCGCCTCATACTTGCAG GTTGGCGGCGGCGGTGTCGGTGGTGGCGGAGAGCGCGGCGTGTACGTGCTGCCGCACCCGGTGCTGTTGGCGTGCCCGGCCGCCTCGCCGCTGTGCCACGCTCTGCAGCGACACAACTACTACAC GCGCGGCATGTGCGGCACCTTGGTGGACGCGGCCACATGCGCCTCGCCGCGGGCGCCGGCGGGGGTGGCGGGGTCGGCGGGGACG GCGCTGGCGGCGGGCGCGCTGCTGCTGGCGGCGCCGCTGGGCGCGCTGCTGGCGGCGCAGCGCGCGGCGCTGGTGctggcgcgcggcgcggcggcgggcgcggtgCAGAACGCGTCGGACTACGCGCTCAAGCCGGCGCTGGCGCTGACGTACAACGCGCTGCTGCGGCCGCTGCTGGTGTTCGCGGCCAACGTGGCGCGCGGGCTGCGGGACGCGGCGCGCCCGCTGGCCGAGGCGCTGGGCGACGCGGTGGAGCCGGCCGCGCGCCTGCTGGCCGCCGTGCGCCTGGTGCACGTGCACGTGGCGCCGCCGAGCGCTGCCGAGCGCGAGTGCCCGCGCTGCGGGGCCGCCTGA
- the LOC142987874 gene encoding putative G-protein coupled receptor Mth-like 1, with protein MWSVGRAVVVLGALWAAAGGVKLAPMSVARCCPRGHELAADALRVALLSGAEAARACVPAAEPRAWKPRVYAPARGEFLEPGRLPQHWREAPDSRPACEPLRVLPEHAASYALLAINGSLILRGALSMLAPERFCADTAAALVCAEDVSWAPSKCCTEGRVLDGEHCVEAAELALAALSEVRALANHSAVGVGFPVCPEGSRYAVAGALSGARLGAGGALELVAAGGGGERLAAGAWCADALLGEDGVRVLACEAAARSARPAQATRHALYGAGLAVGAAFLAATLAAGFALPAAHHALHWRCQTHYVAALMLGDVLLAATQLASDQVPGPLCRALAVCMHFLFLSAFFWLNTMCFNIWWTFRDFRPTSLERGQEAWRLRVYMVYAWGGPLLLAGAAALLDHLPPSAAAPFLRPRFAVQRCWFYGDMEILVYFFGPVGVLLLVNLALFISTTRQLTCGLWRRDEVKSTSERAALGRVCAKLVVVMGVTWGADVVSWAAGGPDYVWYATDLLNALQGVFIFLVVGCQPHAWAALKRCAAACWARGRGGDAAAGGRATHSSTHLPSCGESLTHTTPAPAAPPAPPAPGAAPAPRIPMETVC; from the exons ATGTGGTCCGTCGGAAGAGCGGTGGTGGTGCTGGGCGCGCTGTGGGCGGCGGCCGGCGGCGTCAAGCTCGCGCCCATGTCCGTGGCGCGCTGCTGCCCGCGCGGCCACGAGCTGGCGGCCGACGCGCTGCGCGTGGCGCTGCTGAGCGGCGCGGAGGCGGCGCGGGCCTGCGTGCCCGCCGCCGAGCCTCGCGCCTGGAAGCCGCGCGTGTACGCGCCCGCGCGCGGCGAGTTCCTGGAACCCGGCCGTTTGCCGCAGCACTGGCGCGAGGCGCCGGACTCGCGGCCCGCCTGCGAGCCCCTGCGCGTGCTTCCCGAGCACGCCGCGTCGTACGCGCTCCTGGCCATTAACGGTTCCCTCATTCTGCGCGGCGCCCTGTCGATGCTGGCGCCGGAGCGGTTCTGTGCCGACACGGCCGCCGCGCTAGTGTGCGCCGAGGACGTGTCGTGGGCGCCGTCCAAGTGCTGCACCGAGGGCCGCGTGCTGGACGGCGAGCACTGCGTGGAGGCAGCCGAGCTCGCGCTGGCGGCGCTGAGCGAGGTGCGCGCTCTCGCCAACCACAGCGCCGTGGGCGTGGGCTTCCCGGTGTGCCCCGAGGGCTCGCGCTACGCCGTGGCGGGGGCGCTGAGCGGGGCGCGACtaggcgcgggcggcgcgctggAGCTggtggcggcgggcggcggcggcgagcggcTGGCGGCGGGCGCGTGGTGCGCGGACGCGCTGCTGGGCGAGGACGGCGTGCGCGTGCTGGCGTGCGAGGCGGCGGCGCGCTCGGCGCGGCCGGCGCAAGCCACGCGCCACGCGCTGTACGGCGCGGGGCTGGCGGTGGGCGCCGCGTTCCTGGCGGCGACGCTGGCGGCGGGCTTCGCGCTGCCGGCGGCGCACCACGCGCTGCACTGGCGCTGCCAGACGCACTACGTGGCGGCGCTGATGCTGGGCGACGTGCTGCTGGCCGCCACGCAGCTGGCCAGCGACCAGGTGCCGGGCCCGCTGTGCCGCGCGCTCG CCGTGTGTATGCACTTCCTGTTCCTGTCGGCGTTCTTCTGGCTCAACACCATGTGCTTTAACATCTGGTGGACATTCAG AGACTTCCGGCCGACGAGCCTGGAGCGCGGGCAGGAGGCGTGGCGGCTGCGCGTGTACATGGTGTACGCGTGGGGCGGGCCGCTGCTgctggcgggcgcggcggcgctgCTCGACCACCTGCCGCCCTCCGCCGCCGCGCCCTTCCTGCGGCCGCGCTTCGCCGTGCAGCGCTGCTGGTTCTACGGCGACATGGAGATCCTGGTGTACTTCTTCGGGCCCGTAGGCGTGCTGCTGCTCGTCAACTTGGCGCTGTTCATCTCGACCACGCGCCAACTCACCTGCGGCCTGTGGCGCCGCGACGAAGTCAAGTCCACTTCCGAACG GGCGGCATTGGGACGCGTGTGCGCCAAGCTGGTGGTGGTGATGGGCGTGACGTGGGGCGCGGACGTGGTGTCGTGGGCGGCGGGCGGGCCGGACTACGTGTGGTACGCTACGGATCTACTGAACGCGCTGCAGGGCGTGTTCATCTTCCTGGTCGTGGGGTGCCAGCCGCACGCGTGGGCCGCGCTCAAGCGCTGCGCCGCGGCGTGCTGGGCGCGCGGCCGCGGCGGCGacgcggcggcgggcgggcgCGCCACGCACTCGTCCACTCACCTGCCGTCGTGCGGCGAGTCGCTCACGCACACCACGCCGGCGccggccgcgccgcccgcgccgcctgcgcccggcgccgcgcccgcgccccgcATCCCCATGGAGACGGTGTGCTGA